A portion of the Bdellovibrio bacteriovorus genome contains these proteins:
- a CDS encoding transposase, whose protein sequence is MPRPLFINHTDLPYHITARCINRDWFSLDKDFVWDVMTRHLYFLHIGFNIKVHAFVLMSNHFHMIARSPDANLSAAMKYFMQETSREITYTSDRINMTYGGRFHRSLLSSPLYYLHAYKYLYRNPVMAGLCSRVEDYKYSSMPALLGERWLDVPISEDHNWESLHSRAETLLWLNKAPLLENAELVRRALRKSVFKLTRVEKRLSSLEEHPL, encoded by the coding sequence ATGCCTCGTCCTCTTTTTATTAATCACACTGATCTTCCATACCACATCACCGCTAGATGCATTAATCGCGATTGGTTTTCGTTGGACAAAGATTTTGTTTGGGATGTGATGACTCGGCATCTTTATTTTCTTCATATCGGTTTCAATATCAAAGTTCACGCCTTCGTTCTCATGAGCAACCACTTTCATATGATCGCGCGTTCTCCCGATGCAAACTTAAGTGCGGCGATGAAATACTTCATGCAGGAAACCAGTCGAGAAATCACTTATACCAGTGACCGAATCAACATGACTTATGGTGGGAGATTTCATCGCTCGCTTCTGTCTAGCCCCCTCTATTATCTTCATGCCTATAAATATCTTTATCGAAATCCAGTGATGGCGGGACTTTGTTCACGCGTCGAAGATTATAAATACTCTTCCATGCCAGCGTTGCTTGGCGAACGTTGGTTGGATGTTCCGATTTCCGAAGATCACAACTGGGAAAGTCTTCATTCTAGGGCCGAGACTTTACTTTGGCTCAACAAGGCGCCGCTTTTAGAGAATGCCGAACTGGTGCGGCGAGCACTTAGAAAATCTGTGTTCAAACTTACTCGGGTTGAAAAACGTTTATCGTCTCTCGAAGAGCATCCTCTTTAA
- a CDS encoding flagellin: protein MGIRISTNMSAINAQRTMQTSQRSIGKSMEQLSSGSRINKAADDAAGLAISENLKSQIRSLSQAGRNANDGISMVQTAEGGLNEISNILTRMRELGVQAASDTVGETERGMLDKEVQQLKAESQRITQTTRFGTTKLLDGSGDKFDFQVGINNDPESDRISFNAGETDATISSLGIDGFDFSTKEGAQEALAMVDKAQTQVNGFRANLGALQNRLTSTVDNLGVQHENISAANSRIRDTDIAAASAETTRNQVLLQANTSVLSQANQLPNLAMKLIG from the coding sequence ATGGGAATCAGAATTTCTACGAACATGTCCGCTATCAACGCTCAAAGAACTATGCAAACTTCGCAGCGTTCAATCGGTAAATCCATGGAGCAATTGTCTTCTGGATCACGTATCAATAAAGCCGCGGACGACGCTGCAGGTTTAGCGATCTCTGAGAACTTGAAATCGCAAATCCGCTCACTAAGCCAAGCTGGCCGTAATGCCAACGACGGTATCTCAATGGTACAAACTGCAGAGGGTGGTTTGAACGAAATCTCTAACATCTTAACTCGTATGCGTGAGTTGGGTGTTCAAGCAGCTTCTGATACAGTCGGTGAGACTGAGCGCGGAATGTTGGATAAAGAGGTTCAACAATTGAAAGCGGAATCACAACGTATCACTCAAACAACTCGTTTCGGTACAACGAAACTTCTTGATGGTTCTGGTGACAAGTTTGACTTCCAAGTTGGTATCAACAATGACCCTGAATCAGATAGAATTTCTTTCAACGCGGGTGAAACTGACGCAACAATCTCTAGCTTGGGTATCGATGGTTTCGATTTCTCAACTAAAGAGGGTGCTCAAGAAGCTCTTGCGATGGTAGATAAAGCGCAAACGCAAGTGAATGGTTTCCGTGCAAATCTGGGTGCCCTTCAAAATCGTTTGACTTCAACTGTTGATAACTTAGGTGTTCAACACGAGAATATCTCTGCTGCAAACTCTCGTATCCGTGACACTGATATCGCGGCGGCCTCTGCTGAAACAACTCGTAACCAAGTATTGTTACAAGCAAATACTTCGGTTCTTTCTCAAGCTAATCAGTTGCCTAACTTGGCAATGAAATTGATCGGTTAA
- the fliD gene encoding flagellar filament capping protein FliD codes for MAGIRITGMASGLPPNIVDQLMDAERIPVKQMEAQRGKQEDKLKLVSELETKVSDITKNLGELTSAGGFIDKKFTSGDENVVQGTVDPQTAVPGDYSIEVISLAQKPSAISNGFPDKNETQIGTGYIKFDTPEGEKEVYINGNTSTLEGVAKQINNAGLNLKAQVLEDRKDADKPFKLLVSGLGTGKDQQVTFPKIYLLDGDQDMYFDESRKAQNAKVKVDGFEIELPDNKSTDLIPGVTLDFKSASPGREIRMSVKENLEVISGKVKSFVDSYNAALEFIQKQSKLQAGNGKNPQLGPLGGDGMIRTIESALRRTVLNPQMGVESPIRRISELGIEFNRNGTLNFSQDKFNKVLNSNPAGVAAFFRGDGFNTGFVTTVKKEIGGLLNGQFGTISNRKRGLEDRIKQVNNRIENKERQLERKEDSLRRKFSDLEQKMSAMQAQQAKFAAMAQGPQG; via the coding sequence ATGGCAGGAATCAGAATTACAGGGATGGCCTCTGGGCTCCCTCCAAACATTGTGGATCAGTTGATGGATGCGGAACGCATTCCTGTGAAGCAAATGGAGGCGCAACGAGGAAAGCAAGAGGACAAGTTGAAACTTGTCAGCGAGCTTGAAACCAAAGTTTCTGACATCACCAAAAACTTAGGTGAGCTGACTTCAGCCGGTGGTTTCATTGATAAAAAATTTACGAGCGGTGATGAAAACGTCGTGCAAGGGACCGTGGACCCACAGACGGCAGTTCCCGGGGATTATTCGATCGAAGTGATTAGCTTGGCGCAAAAGCCTTCAGCCATATCGAACGGTTTTCCAGATAAAAATGAAACCCAAATTGGTACGGGCTATATCAAGTTCGATACGCCTGAGGGAGAAAAAGAAGTTTACATCAACGGCAATACTTCCACTTTGGAAGGGGTTGCTAAGCAGATTAATAATGCGGGTTTAAATTTGAAAGCCCAGGTTCTTGAAGACCGCAAAGATGCAGATAAGCCGTTTAAGCTTTTAGTGTCGGGCTTAGGCACAGGTAAGGACCAACAGGTCACGTTCCCCAAGATTTATCTTTTGGATGGTGACCAAGATATGTATTTCGATGAGTCTCGTAAGGCCCAAAACGCCAAGGTTAAAGTTGACGGATTTGAAATTGAACTTCCGGATAACAAATCCACTGATTTGATTCCGGGTGTGACTTTGGATTTTAAATCGGCATCGCCGGGTCGCGAGATTCGTATGTCGGTCAAAGAAAACTTAGAAGTTATTAGCGGCAAGGTAAAAAGCTTTGTTGATTCTTACAATGCGGCGCTGGAGTTCATCCAGAAGCAAAGTAAGTTGCAAGCTGGAAACGGAAAAAATCCGCAGTTAGGCCCATTGGGTGGCGACGGGATGATCCGCACGATTGAAAGTGCGTTGCGCCGTACCGTCTTGAATCCGCAGATGGGAGTGGAATCTCCAATTCGCCGGATTTCAGAATTAGGTATCGAGTTCAACCGTAACGGTACGTTGAATTTTAGCCAGGATAAATTCAACAAGGTGTTGAATTCAAATCCGGCTGGGGTGGCGGCATTTTTCCGTGGAGATGGGTTCAACACGGGATTTGTAACGACCGTGAAAAAAGAGATCGGTGGATTGTTAAATGGTCAGTTTGGAACAATCTCGAATCGCAAACGTGGTTTAGAGGATCGTATCAAGCAGGTCAATAATCGTATAGAGAACAAGGAAAGACAGCTTGAAAGAAAAGAAGACAGCTTAAGAAGAAAGTTTTCGGATCTTGAGCAAAAGATGTCAGCGATGCAAGCGCAGCAAGCAAAGTTTGCGGCGATGGCCCAGGGGCCACAGGGTTAA
- a CDS encoding flagellar protein FlaG — translation MNIKGFISNIIPNNDVRSVDNIGKTIKSDSTHDRDANGQEAYQQQNQGEQHPPMSDEQLEKAMEHLRKLSATKEHKWTIELEVKDDLKFVLVKDNLGTIIRRIPEADLWTLPSDDSPRGQLLKRSA, via the coding sequence ATGAACATAAAAGGATTTATCTCTAACATAATTCCCAATAACGACGTGCGAAGCGTCGACAATATTGGGAAGACGATTAAGTCCGATTCTACCCACGATCGCGATGCGAATGGGCAAGAGGCTTATCAGCAACAAAACCAAGGCGAACAACACCCGCCGATGAGTGATGAGCAGTTAGAGAAAGCGATGGAGCACCTTCGAAAGCTCTCGGCAACGAAGGAACATAAGTGGACCATCGAACTTGAAGTGAAAGACGATTTAAAGTTTGTCTTAGTCAAAGACAACCTCGGCACGATCATTCGCCGTATTCCTGAAGCCGATTTATGGACTCTTCCCTCGGACGACTCGCCTCGAGGACAGCTTCTTAAGCGTTCTGCTTAA
- a CDS encoding 3D domain-containing protein, with product MSILNIHRLMSMIAVCAAAVGLVSCAASKSSDGLALNPTIYYKPTIHQSESKCASTETRDLVSVEGKRLITLCQKDYDNCLLQGSCFVDDGKEIVSFNYHSTKEGVPRFMVVDTTKCPYGYGVRGICLDPYFSVAADLSVYDVGEVLFIPRLVGAELPTGEVHDGYVIVRDAGGAIKGANRLDFFTGFFDHRQKANTLARLGFGDPKNRFEFRRASSDERALVQEQRGYPGLKPSNR from the coding sequence ATGAGTATTTTGAACATTCACCGTCTTATGAGCATGATTGCGGTTTGTGCCGCGGCGGTGGGCCTGGTTTCGTGTGCGGCTTCAAAATCCTCTGACGGTCTTGCTTTGAATCCGACCATCTACTACAAGCCCACAATTCATCAAAGTGAGTCCAAGTGCGCCAGTACAGAGACGCGCGATTTGGTGTCTGTTGAGGGGAAAAGACTGATAACACTTTGCCAAAAAGACTATGACAACTGCCTTTTGCAGGGCTCTTGCTTTGTCGACGATGGTAAAGAGATTGTCTCTTTCAATTATCATTCGACCAAAGAGGGCGTGCCCCGGTTTATGGTGGTTGATACGACGAAGTGCCCTTACGGCTATGGCGTTCGGGGAATTTGTTTGGATCCATACTTTTCGGTGGCCGCAGATTTAAGCGTTTATGATGTGGGTGAGGTTTTATTCATTCCTCGTCTTGTAGGAGCTGAATTGCCGACCGGTGAAGTGCATGACGGTTACGTGATTGTGCGTGATGCGGGGGGCGCCATCAAAGGGGCTAACCGCTTGGATTTTTTCACTGGTTTTTTTGACCATCGACAAAAAGCAAACACCTTAGCTCGCCTGGGTTTTGGTGATCCTAAAAATCGCTTTGAATTTCGCCGTGCCTCCAGTGATGAACGGGCTTTGGTGCAAGAACAGCGCGGGTATCCTGGGCTGAAACCCTCAAATCGCTAA
- a CDS encoding ATP-binding protein codes for MTLRLRIFLFNLISVFLATFVVALIGLKIVESTVIDSTYERLTQIRISKTTAIENYFRDLQTAINLISSHELTDDMIFDKKIEKYHDFRRLLDNYVLDFNIYDMSLITNKGVIVYSTRKDVEDGASIFSDIPSANKIRDLFNWGMKAQEGSTLFLDFDKDPISPNSATGYVAAPIYRHATIVGVILLKISISEIDRITSDNFAWATHGMGQTGETLIYGEDWSLRNTGRFRVEGNVAGTPGQDADILSPNRGDEDIKKIENMSEVRELGIDYRNQKVIRSIGKIYLPNGELWYIQTKLDENEAFAVLDRIAIASSAAAVLIFILFFFATFAATGKVVEPIQLLTDRLEKLGTSNLTQKINYQSKDEIGLLVSKYNQLADRLETTTVSKEFLDSVIQSIKAFLFIVKINPHDDWRQSSYAISQANEAALKLLGISYSQLAHIDLKTLIHATPDFNNYNWLLQTRHSIEAEIVNSEGRRIPILMNWAALPNRTTKDLTFVFVCTDITERINAEQALIEAREQAVKASQAKSEFLARMSHEIRTPLNAIIGITDILAESDLKPEQEQLVNVCANAGENLLALINDILDISKIEAREVRLEKIAFDLDTTTKNICEILQQKAAEKDLRFHLRINLDDRGNHVVIGDPTRLRQILFNLIGNAIKFTNNGEIAVALEFDSADKRHVRFAIQDSGTGIPKDKQHLLFQNFVQADSSITRKFGGSGLGLTISKNLVELMGGRIWFQSEEGRGSTFFFTLPYTPAETQEVENTQTQQPEAPKTDAVLAHNARILIVDDTEDNRFLLMTYLKRLPFEVEQAENGLEAVNKALANPYDMILMDIQMPVMDGYAATQKIRQWEKIHSRKAIPIIAVSANAMAEDVQKSLDAGCTEHVTKPIKKTALLEMIQRYTI; via the coding sequence ATGACTTTACGATTACGTATTTTTCTTTTTAATCTTATCTCCGTCTTCCTGGCGACTTTCGTGGTTGCCTTGATCGGGTTAAAAATTGTGGAATCCACGGTGATCGACAGTACTTATGAACGGTTGACGCAAATTCGTATCAGCAAGACCACTGCGATTGAAAACTATTTTCGCGACCTCCAAACAGCCATCAACCTGATTTCTTCCCACGAACTGACCGATGATATGATCTTTGATAAAAAGATCGAAAAGTATCACGACTTTCGTCGTCTCTTGGACAATTATGTTTTAGACTTCAACATCTATGACATGTCCTTGATCACCAATAAGGGCGTCATCGTTTATAGCACCCGCAAAGATGTTGAAGACGGTGCTTCAATTTTTTCAGACATCCCCAGCGCCAATAAAATTCGCGACCTGTTTAACTGGGGTATGAAGGCGCAAGAGGGTTCAACCCTGTTCCTAGACTTTGACAAAGACCCGATCAGCCCGAACTCGGCCACCGGTTATGTCGCAGCCCCGATTTATCGTCATGCCACCATTGTCGGTGTGATCTTGTTAAAAATTTCCATTTCAGAAATTGACCGCATCACCAGTGATAATTTTGCCTGGGCCACTCATGGCATGGGGCAAACCGGGGAAACTCTTATTTATGGCGAAGACTGGAGTTTGCGTAACACCGGTCGTTTCCGCGTCGAGGGCAATGTGGCCGGAACGCCGGGACAAGATGCCGATATCCTTTCGCCGAATCGCGGTGATGAAGATATTAAAAAGATCGAAAACATGAGCGAGGTGCGAGAGCTTGGGATCGACTATCGCAATCAGAAAGTCATTCGCTCTATCGGAAAAATTTATCTGCCTAACGGAGAGCTTTGGTATATCCAAACGAAGCTTGATGAAAACGAGGCTTTCGCCGTTTTAGATCGTATCGCGATTGCTTCGAGTGCCGCGGCGGTTTTGATCTTTATCTTGTTCTTCTTTGCCACTTTTGCCGCTACCGGAAAAGTGGTCGAACCCATTCAGCTTTTGACGGATCGTTTAGAAAAACTGGGCACCAGCAATCTGACCCAAAAAATCAACTATCAATCCAAAGACGAAATCGGTCTTTTGGTCAGCAAGTACAATCAGCTGGCCGATCGCTTAGAAACCACCACCGTGTCTAAGGAGTTCCTAGACAGTGTTATCCAATCAATCAAAGCCTTCCTTTTCATCGTTAAAATCAATCCGCACGACGACTGGCGCCAGAGCTCTTACGCGATTTCGCAAGCCAATGAGGCAGCCTTAAAACTTTTGGGTATCTCTTACAGTCAGCTGGCACATATTGATTTGAAAACCTTGATTCACGCCACCCCGGATTTCAATAACTACAACTGGTTGCTGCAGACACGCCACAGTATCGAAGCGGAAATAGTAAACAGTGAAGGCCGCCGCATCCCGATCTTGATGAACTGGGCGGCCCTCCCCAATCGCACCACCAAAGACCTTACGTTTGTTTTCGTTTGTACCGACATCACTGAACGTATCAATGCCGAACAAGCCCTCATTGAGGCCCGTGAACAAGCCGTTAAAGCTTCCCAGGCCAAGTCCGAATTTTTAGCTAGAATGAGTCATGAGATCCGTACTCCGCTCAATGCCATTATCGGAATCACAGATATTCTAGCAGAATCAGACCTGAAGCCCGAACAAGAACAGCTGGTCAATGTTTGCGCCAATGCTGGAGAAAATCTTTTAGCGTTGATCAATGATATTTTGGATATTTCTAAAATCGAAGCTCGCGAAGTGCGTTTAGAAAAAATCGCTTTTGACTTAGATACAACGACCAAAAATATCTGTGAAATCTTACAACAAAAAGCCGCCGAAAAAGATCTGCGTTTCCATTTACGCATTAATTTGGATGACCGGGGCAATCACGTGGTGATCGGTGATCCCACTCGTCTGCGCCAAATTCTTTTTAACTTGATTGGAAATGCGATCAAGTTCACTAATAACGGTGAAATTGCCGTGGCCTTAGAGTTTGATTCTGCCGACAAACGCCATGTGCGCTTTGCAATCCAAGATAGCGGTACCGGAATTCCAAAAGATAAGCAGCATCTTTTATTCCAAAACTTTGTTCAGGCCGACAGCTCTATCACCCGTAAATTTGGTGGCAGCGGTTTAGGCCTCACAATTTCTAAAAACTTGGTTGAACTTATGGGCGGGCGCATCTGGTTCCAAAGTGAAGAAGGTCGGGGAAGTACATTCTTCTTCACCCTTCCCTATACGCCAGCTGAAACCCAAGAAGTTGAGAACACGCAAACCCAACAACCCGAAGCACCGAAAACTGATGCCGTCCTGGCGCACAACGCCCGCATCTTGATCGTCGATGATACCGAAGACAACCGCTTCCTTTTAATGACTTACCTAAAACGTTTGCCATTTGAAGTAGAGCAAGCTGAAAACGGACTTGAGGCGGTCAATAAAGCCCTGGCCAATCCTTACGATATGATTTTGATGGATATTCAGATGCCCGTGATGGATGGATATGCCGCGACCCAAAAAATCAGACAGTGGGAAAAAATCCATAGTCGCAAGGCGATTCCAATTATTGCGGTCAGCGCCAACGCGATGGCTGAAGACGTTCAAAAATCTTTAGATGCGGGATGTACGGAGCACGTCACAAAGCCTATTAAGAAAACAGCTCTTTTAGAGATGATTCAACGGTATACAATTTGA
- a CDS encoding ABC transporter ATP-binding protein has protein sequence MSYVENLKRNYFRPNSKHELEFVLDIPRWEILDKGVTVLWGPSGSGKTSVFRILLGLEDCPGLVWNFKGEDLAKLKTPDRRMGVVFQTLDLFPHMSARENILFAARARKVENAKAQARLKHLIEVLQMSSFIDRKSAILSGGEKQRVALARALMGEPRLLLLDEPFSALDQELRDESRRLVKSVIDAENIPTVLVTHDQKDVEVLATKVSEIKNGRLITD, from the coding sequence ATGTCTTACGTCGAAAATTTGAAGCGTAACTATTTTCGCCCCAACAGCAAGCATGAACTTGAATTTGTTTTAGATATTCCTCGGTGGGAAATCCTGGATAAAGGTGTCACCGTCTTGTGGGGGCCATCAGGTTCAGGTAAGACCTCGGTGTTTCGTATTTTGTTGGGGTTAGAGGATTGCCCGGGCCTGGTGTGGAACTTTAAAGGGGAGGATCTGGCGAAATTAAAAACTCCAGATCGTCGCATGGGTGTCGTCTTTCAAACCTTAGATCTTTTTCCGCATATGTCAGCTCGAGAAAATATTCTGTTCGCGGCTCGCGCACGCAAGGTTGAAAATGCCAAGGCTCAAGCTCGGCTAAAACATTTGATTGAAGTTTTGCAAATGAGTTCATTTATTGATCGCAAATCCGCGATTTTGTCTGGCGGGGAAAAGCAGCGCGTGGCCTTGGCTCGCGCTTTAATGGGGGAGCCGCGGTTGCTGCTGTTAGACGAACCGTTTTCTGCCCTAGATCAAGAACTGCGCGATGAAAGTCGACGCTTGGTGAAATCTGTGATTGATGCTGAAAATATTCCCACCGTCTTAGTGACTCATGATCAAAAGGACGTAGAAGTTTTAGCAACCAAGGTTTCGGAAATTAAAAACGGACGTTTGATTACGGATTAG
- a CDS encoding thiamine ABC transporter substrate-binding protein: protein MKHFIFFITVVFVGLFLALLNRNEKGFNSGSVTTLRVFGYASFTGRWGAGPLLKEHFEKTCKCKVEFIEGSDSGILLQRLKIEGESLGADLVVGLDQFDLSKAVSEQSWRKLNIGDMPVYDSVKPALSNSFFVPYDWGALTFVARRNDAGRHPSKLDDLLDPVYAKQIALQDPRTSSPGMQFLYWVIRSKGEDAGFEFLKKMMNQAHSFSPTWSTAYGLFTNKQASLVYSYVTSPLYHLVEDKDKNFVALPFVEPSPVQFEFVGIPEFCRHCDLAEQFVNLMLSPEGQKIIMEKNYMFPVMKGVMEGTPFESAMTVKTMDEVEMLSTSEVDRLLKRWTEIRRGEVN from the coding sequence ATGAAGCACTTTATCTTTTTTATCACCGTGGTCTTTGTCGGTCTTTTTTTAGCTCTGCTGAATCGTAACGAAAAAGGTTTTAATTCAGGATCGGTCACGACTTTACGTGTTTTCGGGTATGCGTCTTTCACCGGTCGCTGGGGTGCGGGCCCGCTTTTAAAAGAGCATTTTGAGAAAACTTGTAAATGCAAAGTGGAGTTTATCGAAGGCAGTGATTCCGGCATCCTACTTCAGCGTCTAAAAATCGAAGGTGAAAGCTTAGGCGCAGATCTGGTGGTGGGCCTTGATCAGTTTGATCTTTCAAAGGCCGTGTCTGAACAGTCGTGGCGGAAACTGAACATAGGCGATATGCCAGTTTATGATTCCGTGAAGCCGGCATTATCAAACAGCTTTTTTGTTCCTTACGACTGGGGCGCTTTAACCTTTGTGGCTCGTCGTAACGATGCGGGCAGACACCCTTCAAAACTCGATGACTTATTAGATCCTGTTTATGCAAAACAAATTGCTTTGCAAGATCCTCGTACAAGTTCTCCGGGAATGCAGTTCTTATACTGGGTTATTCGCAGCAAGGGTGAAGACGCTGGTTTTGAATTTCTAAAAAAGATGATGAACCAAGCCCACAGTTTTTCACCGACATGGTCGACAGCCTATGGCTTATTCACTAACAAACAGGCTTCTTTGGTTTATTCTTACGTGACTTCGCCGCTGTATCATTTGGTGGAAGACAAAGATAAAAACTTTGTGGCTTTGCCATTTGTGGAGCCATCACCGGTTCAATTTGAATTTGTGGGTATTCCAGAATTCTGCCGCCATTGCGATTTAGCCGAACAATTCGTGAACTTGATGCTGTCGCCCGAAGGGCAAAAGATCATCATGGAAAAAAACTATATGTTCCCGGTGATGAAGGGGGTTATGGAAGGCACTCCATTTGAATCGGCAATGACCGTTAAGACCATGGATGAAGTGGAGATGCTTTCTACGTCCGAAGTGGACCGGTTGCTGAAAAGATGGACCGAAATTCGTCGAGGCGAAGTCAATTGA
- a CDS encoding ABC transporter permease produces the protein MPNAEELRWAFKNSFTQSFFSALFSLIFGLWAALGLVSLRHGSWRKAAEILCLIPNFLPPLFSLLAILNAVDFFPMGLAGIIFVHTAINFGLVAVLLARTLESRIGHVIELAYVEGASRHMIWFQVLIPMLRKELLYLGLFVFIICFGSFSVPLIVGGGMGTTVEVLIYEKIRLSAEWGEAIVLAFLQSLFIFAVSFIVGKGAVPPASREASLKAVAMPSGVVFLALCGLFYFYGYGQGVLNGLMKFERFAGMGPDILKAFGGSVFLGMTAGIFSYVALMLIAYCWPKWWFEKFLAGYVAPSTSLACFSFLILTPNEGFYPYIKIPIALVLLSLNGLFRMGWDSSLHALEQQIRVAYTMGASHAMIFKEILFPQISEKAGVLAGIAAVWTCGDFAVSRILAHKEVSIAMMTDSLMSGYRLDQATAVSVLIILAGAVCYCACKGGSYVLRRKFEA, from the coding sequence ATGCCTAACGCTGAAGAGTTGCGTTGGGCTTTCAAGAACAGTTTCACGCAAAGTTTTTTTTCGGCTCTGTTTTCTTTGATATTTGGATTGTGGGCAGCGTTGGGCTTGGTTTCGTTACGTCATGGATCCTGGCGAAAAGCGGCTGAGATTTTATGTCTCATCCCGAATTTTTTGCCACCTCTTTTTAGTTTGCTCGCGATTTTAAACGCGGTGGATTTTTTTCCCATGGGGCTTGCAGGGATTATCTTTGTTCATACGGCGATCAACTTTGGATTGGTGGCTGTATTATTGGCGCGGACACTGGAGTCACGTATCGGGCATGTCATTGAACTTGCTTACGTCGAAGGTGCTTCGCGGCACATGATCTGGTTTCAGGTTCTGATCCCGATGCTGCGGAAAGAGCTTTTATATTTAGGACTTTTTGTATTCATTATTTGTTTTGGTAGTTTTTCGGTTCCTTTGATTGTCGGTGGCGGAATGGGAACGACGGTCGAAGTTTTAATTTATGAAAAAATCAGATTATCCGCTGAATGGGGCGAAGCTATTGTGCTAGCCTTTCTGCAATCGCTTTTTATTTTCGCGGTTTCTTTTATCGTTGGCAAAGGGGCGGTGCCGCCGGCCTCGCGCGAGGCCTCTTTGAAAGCCGTGGCCATGCCTTCAGGGGTGGTGTTTTTAGCTTTATGCGGGCTGTTTTATTTTTACGGTTATGGCCAAGGTGTTTTAAATGGGCTGATGAAGTTTGAAAGATTTGCGGGGATGGGGCCGGACATCTTAAAAGCTTTTGGTGGCAGCGTGTTTTTGGGAATGACGGCGGGGATTTTTTCTTACGTTGCCTTGATGTTGATTGCTTATTGTTGGCCAAAATGGTGGTTTGAAAAATTCTTAGCGGGATATGTGGCACCTTCGACGTCGCTGGCGTGTTTTAGTTTTTTGATTCTGACACCCAATGAAGGGTTTTATCCTTATATTAAAATTCCGATCGCTTTGGTTTTGTTAAGCCTGAATGGTCTTTTCCGTATGGGATGGGACAGTTCATTGCATGCCTTAGAACAGCAGATTCGTGTCGCTTACACAATGGGGGCTTCTCACGCGATGATTTTTAAGGAAATTCTTTTTCCGCAAATTTCTGAAAAGGCCGGCGTGCTAGCTGGTATCGCTGCAGTGTGGACTTGCGGCGATTTTGCGGTGTCTAGAATTTTAGCTCATAAAGAAGTGAGTATCGCAATGATGACAGACTCTTTGATGTCGGGATATCGTTTAGATCAAGCCACGGCGGTGAGTGTTTTAATTATCTTGGCGGGGGCGGTTTGTTACTGCGCATGCAAAGGGGGAAGCTATGTCTTACGTCGAAAATTTGAAGCGTAA
- a CDS encoding flagellin has protein sequence MGLRIATNTASIAAQRVLSKQQKRAEHSAQALASGSRIVNAADDAAGLAISENFKGQLKGIAAARNNANNAISFSQVGEGGLNEVSNILVRLRELGVQAASDTVGETERGFLNNEAQQLVQEADRIAKTTQFGNTKLLDGSGGKLEFHVGPAGGKENIISFDFDADATTSSLGIDGLSIADKGDARDTLGAVDEAIQKVGALRANFGAMQSRLESTVSNLDVSYENLSAANSRIRDTDIAKETSEMASANILQNTAVSVLAQANQLPNVALKLV, from the coding sequence ATGGGCTTAAGAATTGCTACTAACACCGCATCTATCGCAGCACAACGCGTGCTATCTAAACAACAAAAGAGAGCAGAGCATTCAGCGCAAGCTTTAGCGTCTGGTTCTCGTATCGTAAACGCCGCCGACGACGCAGCCGGATTGGCGATTTCAGAAAACTTTAAGGGACAGCTAAAAGGTATCGCGGCTGCCCGAAACAACGCCAACAATGCGATTTCTTTCTCGCAAGTCGGTGAGGGTGGTCTGAATGAAGTTTCAAATATTTTGGTTCGTCTCAGAGAGCTGGGAGTACAAGCCGCGTCTGATACCGTAGGTGAAACAGAGCGTGGATTCTTGAACAACGAGGCACAACAGTTGGTTCAAGAGGCGGATCGTATCGCGAAGACCACGCAATTTGGTAATACAAAACTTCTTGATGGCAGTGGCGGAAAATTAGAATTCCACGTCGGGCCAGCAGGGGGAAAAGAGAATATTATCTCGTTTGATTTTGATGCTGATGCCACGACAAGCTCTTTGGGGATTGATGGGTTATCGATCGCCGATAAGGGCGATGCTCGTGACACTTTAGGGGCGGTGGATGAAGCCATCCAAAAAGTGGGTGCGTTGCGCGCCAACTTCGGGGCGATGCAATCGCGCTTAGAATCAACGGTCAGTAACTTAGATGTGTCCTATGAAAACTTGTCAGCGGCAAACTCTCGTATTCGTGATACTGATATCGCGAAAGAGACGTCAGAAATGGCCTCTGCCAACATCTTGCAAAACACGGCGGTATCGGTTTTGGCTCAAGCCAACCAATTGCCTAACGTGGCTTTGAAACTAGTATAA